The following are encoded in a window of Sebastes umbrosus isolate fSebUmb1 chromosome 7, fSebUmb1.pri, whole genome shotgun sequence genomic DNA:
- the nmd3 gene encoding 60S ribosomal export protein NMD3 yields the protein MEYMQAPATSSQGNILCCTCGVPIPPNPANMCVACLRTQVDISEGIPKQVTAHFCKQCERYLQPPATWMQCALESRELLALCLKKIKSSMTKVRLIDAGFLWTEPHSKRIKMKVTIQKEVMNGAILQQVFVVEYVIQYQMCDDCHRVEAKDFWKAVVQVRQKTVHRKTFYYLEQLILKHKLHQNALNIKEINDGIDFYYATKQHAQKMVDFLQCTVPCKSKTSQRLISHDIHSNTYNYKSTYSMEIVPVCKDNVVCLSPRLAQSLGNMGQVCVCVRVTSTIHLIDPNTLQIAEVDGSTYWRYPFSSLCNPRQLEEFIVMDTDIIRNQKLGAGAGMRSNKHTLAEVWVQKTSEMNTSQQYHCRTFLGHLLNIGDLVLGFDFANSNVNDEYLNKMNPHHVPDVVLIKKSFDRSRRVKRRNWKLHEMDRDREGMDTDDERQYQDFLEDLEEDEALRKNVNIYRDASKLPVESDNEDDGAPRVSLAEMLEELTLTDATGEEGADMMTE from the exons ATGGAGTACATGCAGGCTCCTGCCACAAGCAGCCAGGGGAATAT CCTGTGCTGTACCTGTGGCGTCCCCATTCCTCCCAATCCAGCCAACATGTGTGTAGCCTGCCTGCGTACTCAGGTAGACATCTCAGAGGGGATCCCCAAGCAAGTCACAGCACACTTCTGCAAGCAGTGTGAAAG GTACTTACAGCCTCCAGCCACCTGGATGCAGTGTGCCCTGGAGTCCAGGGAACTGCTCGCGCTTTGCCTGAAAAAAATTAAGAGCTCTATGACCAAA GTGCGTCTCATTGATGCTGGCTTCCTGTGGACGGAGCCCCACTCCAAAAGGATTAAGATGAAAGTGACCATCCAGAAAGAG GTGATGAATGGCGCTATCCTACAGCAGGTGTTTGTGGTCGAGTATGTCATCCAGTACCAGATGTGTGACGACTGCCACCGTGTGGAAGCCAAGGACTTCTGGAAGGCCGTGGTTCAAGTTAGGCAGAAG actgtTCATAGAAAGACATTCTACTATCTAGAGCAACTGATCCTCAAGCACAAACTCCACCAGAACGCCCTCAACATCAAAGAAATCAATG aTGGGATTGATTTCTACTACGCCACCAAGCAGCACGCCCAGAAGATGGTCGACTTCCTCCAGTGCACCGTGCCCTGCAA GTCAAAGACATCCCAGCGCCTCATCTCTCACGACATCCATTCAAACACGTACAACTATAAGAGCACCTACTCTATGGAGATCGTACCTGTCTGCAAG GACAACGTAGTGTGCCTCTCACCACGGCTGGCGCAGAGCCTGGGGAACATgggtcaagtgtgtgtgtgcgtccgtgTCACCAGCACCATCCACCTCATCGATCCCAACACCCTGCAGA TTGCCGAGGTGGATGGGAGCACATACTGGCGGTACCCCTTCAGCAGTCTCTGTAACCCACGGCAACTGGAGGAGTTCATCGTTATGGACACCGACATCATCCGAAACCAGAAGCTGGGCGCTGGAGCCGGCATGAGGTCCAATAAG CACACCCTGGCTGAGGTGTGGGTCCAGAAAACATCAGAGATGAACACCAGTCAGCAGTATCACTGCCGTACATTCCTGGGCCACCTGCTCAACATCGGAGACCTTGTGCTGGG ATTTGACTTTGCCAATTCCAACGTCAACGACGAGTACCTGAATAAGATGAACCCTCACCACGTTCCTGATGTG GTGCTGATCAAGAAGAGCTTCGACCGCAGCAGGAGGGTGAAGCGCAGGAACTGGAAACTGCACGAGATGGACAGAGACCGTGAAGGCATGGACACAGATGATGAGAG ACAATACCAGGACTTCCTTGAGGACCTTGAGGAGGATGAGGCGCTGAGGAAGAATGTTAACATCTACAGAG acGCGTCAAAGCTCCCAGTGGAGAGCGACAATGAAGATGACGGAGCACCACGCGTCTCCCTGGCGGAGATGCTGGAGGAACTCACCCTGACGGATGCAACAGGAGAAGAGGGCGCCGACATGATGACGGAATAG